Part of the Arthrobacter sp. MMS18-M83 genome is shown below.
CCTGTTGACCTTTTCCTGGGTCTTGGGGGAAACAGAGACATGCCCCATTAGCACCCGGGACACTGTGGCCCGGGATACTTGGGCCAGCTGGGCGACGTCGTCCATCCGCACACCCAGCGGTGATCCTCCGTTACGTCCCTTCGGGGGCCCCAGCTCAGTCACAGCCACCACTCTACTGGCTGGCCAACATGCCCGCGGACGCCCCCTGAACCACCGCATTTCGGTAGGGGACCAGCAATCCCGGCCAGTCGGTCTGGATGATGTCGGCACCAAGTCCTACCAGCCGTCCCCACCCTGAATCGGGGTCGCCGAGCACGGACATCTCGTCGTCCCAGCCGCAGAACAGGGGCACCCCGTTGCTCAGGTTGATGGCGTTCAATAGGACGAAAAGTCCACGCGAATGGAGCCATTCCACATAGTCGGGAGAGGCAAAATCGTGGTCCGGACCTTCCGCCAGAAGTTCCATCCCAACCGTGTTGATCTCCGTGTACTCCAGCACGCGGAGAACGTCCTCATGGGACCGGACCATGGGCGCGAAGGGGTATTTCACCGGGTGCGCAGCCAGCAGCTCCAGCGGTTCCCGGTCCACGGGGGATTTCAGCACGGCCCTGCCGAGTACGTCGTAACGGTCCAGGTATGGCAGCAGCCTCTCCCAGTACCACCAGGAGCGGTCCACGTTGAACAGGGCACAAGGGTTTTGACCCAGTACCTCACCGAGCGTTGTCACCCTGCAGGGCTCGTTGCTCGCCGTGGAGCACCAGCGGTACTCCAAGGCACGGATCGATGCGGCATCCAGTGTCCTGATGTTCTCCTGGATCCCGAAGTGCATCGGCTCGTAGCCGTCGTGGAAGAGAAAGAACTCGCCATCGGTCGATTCAACGATGTCGATCTCCACCATCTCGGCACCTTGGCGAAGAGCCGCCTCCACGGCTGCCTGGGTGTTTTCCGCGATGGTGCCGAGGCCGGTGCCGCGGTGGACGGCCACCAGTGGCCTAGCGCGCTCAAAAGCGGCATTGAGTTGGGCATTCTGCTCCACGAATCGTGGCTGTCCGAACATTTTCTATCCCTCTTGCTTGTTGGCGGCGCCAGCTGTGGCCAGCTCACGGTATTCGCGGACGGTTTCTGGTGTAGTCGACCGCGGAGCAGGGACTACTTTTGTTGGCGACTTAGGTCGGCGCCGCGAACCGACGGGCCTGGTCGCGCGTCCGTAGACGAGCCACATGGTGACGCCCGTGATGACCATGAGGATGACGGTGTAAACGAAGGTCAGGGCTGTGGTGTCCGTCAAGGTGTCGTTGCTGGTGGCGTTCTTGATGACGATGCCCAAAGGCTGGTACAGGGGGTGAGCCAGGAAGACGGCAGTGTCGTAGTCGTCGAGCAGGTGGTTGAAGTTCAGGGCCGCTACCGCCGCCGCCGTGGGGGCGACGATCGGCAACAGGATCCGGCGAAAGGTGGTGAAGGATCCGGCACCAAGAATCGCGGCGGCCTCTTCCAGCTGGTCCGGTACCGCGGCGAAGGCTGCCTTGAGCATCCGCAGGGTGAATGGGATCTTGCCGATCACGTAGGCAATCGCGAGGATCGCCAGCGTGCCTGCCAGGACAATGTTGCCCACCAGCCATTCCGAGTGGTCGAAAGTGATGATCAATCCAAGCGCCACCATGGTGGAGGGCAGAATCCAAGGGATATGCAGGATGAATTCGATGGCAGCGGTGACGGGGTTGCGGAATTTCTGTACCAGGCGGGCAACGAACAGCAGGCCGAAGACCGCAACAATCGTTGCGACGGCACTGTAGCCGATGCTCACGAGGAACGGCCACAGTGCCGAGTAGTCGGTGAAGACTCGGAGGTAGTTATCCAGAGTGAAGGTGCCGGGGTTCAGGGTGGCGCTCTGGATCGAGGCAGCGTCGGTGAAGGAGAAGACCACGATTAGGACCGGCGGGAGCGCATAGACGGCGAAAAGTGCGTATGCCACGGCGTACACCACAACATTTGCCACCGGGTTTTCGATCTTTTGCTTCTGCATGGACGCAGGAACTTTGGACACGCTGAAGTAGGTCCCGCCTTTCTCAAGACGGTTCATCACGGCCAGCAACACGATAGTGGATAGGCCCAGGATGATGGCGAGCGTCGCGGCAAGATCCCGCGACGACGGAGCATTGGCGAACGTCAAAATCATCGGCGTGACGGTCTGGAAGTCTTGGCCGCCGAGTACTTGTGGGGCGGCCAGCGCCCCCAGCCCGCCGAGGAAGGTCAGGATGGTGATGGCATACACCGTCGGCATCAGAGTGGGCAGGACGATGCTGCGCAGCACTTTCCAGCTTGAAGCGCCCATCATC
Proteins encoded:
- a CDS encoding glycerophosphodiester phosphodiesterase family protein, producing the protein MFGQPRFVEQNAQLNAAFERARPLVAVHRGTGLGTIAENTQAAVEAALRQGAEMVEIDIVESTDGEFFLFHDGYEPMHFGIQENIRTLDAASIRALEYRWCSTASNEPCRVTTLGEVLGQNPCALFNVDRSWWYWERLLPYLDRYDVLGRAVLKSPVDREPLELLAAHPVKYPFAPMVRSHEDVLRVLEYTEINTVGMELLAEGPDHDFASPDYVEWLHSRGLFVLLNAINLSNGVPLFCGWDDEMSVLGDPDSGWGRLVGLGADIIQTDWPGLLVPYRNAVVQGASAGMLASQ
- a CDS encoding ABC transporter permease, yielding MNGSLKQLLRSPLFLVVGAVLLWFSVTFLIYPNVRLLGTVFLPEGQFSFDAVRRLMSSQRAMESLRNSFLLAVVLSVTVNAVGIFIVLATRYFDIKGARVLWLGYASTLVYGGIVLVAGYKFIYGDSGFITRLLLNVFPGMNAGWFTGMFAVVFVMTFACTGNHLLFLGNALAKVDFQTIEAARMMGASSWKVLRSIVLPTLMPTVYAITILTFLGGLGALAAPQVLGGQDFQTVTPMILTFANAPSSRDLAATLAIILGLSTIVLLAVMNRLEKGGTYFSVSKVPASMQKQKIENPVANVVVYAVAYALFAVYALPPVLIVVFSFTDAASIQSATLNPGTFTLDNYLRVFTDYSALWPFLVSIGYSAVATIVAVFGLLFVARLVQKFRNPVTAAIEFILHIPWILPSTMVALGLIITFDHSEWLVGNIVLAGTLAILAIAYVIGKIPFTLRMLKAAFAAVPDQLEEAAAILGAGSFTTFRRILLPIVAPTAAAVAALNFNHLLDDYDTAVFLAHPLYQPLGIVIKNATSNDTLTDTTALTFVYTVILMVITGVTMWLVYGRATRPVGSRRRPKSPTKVVPAPRSTTPETVREYRELATAGAANKQEG